A single region of the Oceanispirochaeta sp. M1 genome encodes:
- a CDS encoding Crp/Fnr family transcriptional regulator, giving the protein MEPSNKLESLFQNAKTFDLRKGEKLHNPMEQCKSLGFVKMGRLGLSRVLSSGKEILINDFCPGDLYAELMVFSGETYPGWITALEDSIVMELDLPRLLQLLQDSDTLSSFFSSISHKVISLTNTIEILSQKTVKQKISYYLISISTGPVCENVSSLATRLGCSREALSRALSELEHDHVISRDGNLIKVLDDTMIEHILFEDN; this is encoded by the coding sequence ATGGAACCATCCAACAAGCTTGAGTCTCTCTTTCAGAATGCAAAAACTTTCGACCTGCGGAAGGGAGAAAAGCTGCATAACCCCATGGAACAGTGTAAATCCCTGGGCTTTGTCAAAATGGGGCGCCTGGGACTCAGCAGGGTACTTTCCTCGGGTAAGGAAATCCTTATCAATGATTTCTGTCCCGGGGATCTATATGCTGAACTGATGGTTTTCTCGGGAGAGACATATCCAGGCTGGATAACGGCTCTGGAAGACAGCATTGTGATGGAACTGGATCTGCCTCGTCTGCTCCAGCTTCTACAGGACAGTGATACCCTGAGTTCATTCTTCTCCAGCATTTCTCACAAAGTTATAAGCCTGACCAACACTATCGAAATCCTCTCTCAAAAGACGGTAAAACAGAAGATAAGCTATTATCTGATTTCAATTTCAACCGGGCCCGTCTGTGAGAATGTTTCAAGTCTGGCCACCAGATTGGGTTGTTCCCGGGAGGCCCTGTCCCGAGCACTGAGTGAACTGGAGCATGACCATGTTATTTCAAGGGATGGGAATCTGATAAAGGTTCTGGATGATACAATGATTGAACATATTCTGTTTGAGGATAATTAG
- a CDS encoding outer membrane lipoprotein-sorting protein: MKKMKMKVSLLTVCLLISSTSLFALTGTEIAQNAHDVESADTVHSVVQMDLISKDGSVDSRIIEEWSMEKDELKSIVMAFHKPASVANTRFLQIENESRADDKWIYLPALKRVRRIASSDGDKSFMGTDMTYDDMDSREVEQDSHEMMGEEKIGSWDCYKVKGSAVDPADSQYSYRITWFDKDTFVPVKVEMYDKKEVLLKVMEVKDLQKVDNYWTPMDVMLKNVQTNHATQIKMLKIVHDQAINPRLFTTNFLEKGK, translated from the coding sequence ATGAAAAAAATGAAAATGAAAGTAAGTCTTCTGACAGTATGCCTGCTGATCAGCTCAACCAGTCTTTTTGCTCTGACAGGAACAGAAATAGCTCAGAACGCACATGATGTAGAATCGGCTGATACTGTTCATTCCGTTGTTCAGATGGACCTCATCTCAAAAGACGGATCCGTAGACAGCCGCATCATAGAAGAATGGAGCATGGAAAAAGATGAATTAAAATCTATAGTCATGGCCTTCCATAAGCCTGCATCCGTAGCGAATACCCGTTTTCTACAGATCGAAAATGAGTCTCGAGCTGATGATAAATGGATCTACCTTCCTGCTCTGAAAAGAGTCCGCCGTATTGCTTCTTCCGATGGAGACAAGTCATTTATGGGAACAGACATGACCTATGATGATATGGATTCAAGAGAGGTTGAGCAGGACAGCCATGAAATGATGGGTGAAGAAAAAATAGGATCTTGGGATTGTTACAAAGTAAAAGGTTCTGCTGTTGATCCCGCAGACTCCCAGTACTCCTACCGGATTACATGGTTTGATAAAGACACTTTTGTACCTGTAAAAGTCGAAATGTATGACAAAAAAGAAGTTCTTCTGAAGGTTATGGAAGTCAAGGATCTGCAGAAAGTAGATAACTACTGGACTCCCATGGATGTAATGCTGAAGAACGTTCAGACAAACCATGCAACTCAGATAAAAATGCTGAAGATTGTACACGACCAGGCAATCAATCCCCGTCTTTTCACAACTAACTTCCTCGAAAAAGGAAAATGA
- a CDS encoding TetR/AcrR family transcriptional regulator, protein MGISERKEREKALRIKEILKAARKLFTSKGYSNTTMLDIAEKSELSRRTLYHYFTSKEEISYTLMLEAYESLRDIINDAIDGSMTTGYDKLITVQNAFLKFYREKFELFSFTLQLDHRLNLMEDPSEEAKKCLMVMDSLFVLMESIYEEGLKDGSIRDIGSTPRQFSVTILTMIQATLQKIYVRKSWMESNKDINDIVIIKTMFNICLTAITPL, encoded by the coding sequence ATGGGTATTAGCGAACGAAAAGAAAGAGAGAAAGCACTCCGGATCAAAGAGATCCTTAAAGCGGCCCGTAAATTATTTACAAGTAAGGGTTATAGCAATACTACCATGTTGGATATTGCGGAAAAATCGGAATTAAGCAGAAGAACTCTCTATCATTATTTCACCAGTAAAGAAGAAATCTCTTATACATTGATGCTGGAAGCATATGAGTCCTTAAGAGATATTATTAATGATGCAATTGATGGATCAATGACTACAGGCTATGACAAGCTGATAACGGTTCAGAATGCATTTTTAAAATTCTACAGGGAAAAATTTGAACTTTTCTCATTTACTCTCCAGCTTGATCATAGATTGAATCTTATGGAAGATCCCTCAGAAGAAGCCAAGAAATGCCTGATGGTCATGGATTCTCTTTTTGTCTTAATGGAATCAATCTATGAAGAAGGATTGAAGGATGGCTCTATCAGAGATATCGGCAGTACTCCTAGACAGTTTTCTGTGACTATCCTGACTATGATCCAGGCGACGCTGCAGAAAATCTATGTTAGAAAAAGCTGGATGGAATCAAATAAAGATATAAATGATATTGTAATAATCAAGACAATGTTTAATATCTGTCTTACGGCGATTACTCCTTTATAA
- a CDS encoding 4Fe-4S binding protein has protein sequence MSKKITGLNIFRGAMEITALLLVIILVGNHKLQMWLIIFAGGVMVSLFGGRLFCAWICPMNTIFRGIDFIYKKLKIKRFNAPEFLKNNIVRYIFLALFILSMVVVKMKGLHLNMLLYIILFSVALTMFVNEEFWHRYLCPFGTILSFTSRKARYGMHIEENECIACGKCQKVCPSASILTIENKKRKNKNNECLMCRQCIDICPVNVCGISKK, from the coding sequence ATGTCTAAGAAAATTACAGGATTAAATATATTCAGAGGAGCAATGGAGATCACAGCACTGCTGCTGGTCATCATTCTGGTGGGGAATCATAAGCTCCAGATGTGGTTAATAATTTTTGCGGGGGGTGTTATGGTCTCTCTCTTTGGAGGAAGGCTTTTTTGCGCTTGGATCTGCCCTATGAATACAATCTTCAGAGGAATTGATTTTATCTATAAGAAACTTAAAATAAAAAGATTCAATGCTCCTGAATTTCTGAAAAATAATATTGTTCGATATATCTTTCTTGCCCTTTTTATCCTCTCCATGGTCGTTGTAAAAATGAAGGGACTTCATCTGAATATGCTTCTGTACATCATTCTTTTTTCTGTAGCTCTTACTATGTTTGTAAATGAGGAATTCTGGCACCGTTATCTATGCCCCTTTGGTACAATTCTCAGCTTCACATCCAGAAAGGCCCGATACGGGATGCATATTGAAGAAAATGAATGTATTGCCTGTGGTAAATGTCAGAAAGTATGCCCCTCTGCCTCTATTCTTACTATTGAGAATAAAAAAAGGAAAAATAAGAATAATGAATGCCTTATGTGCAGACAATGCATTGATATCTGTCCTGTTAATGTTTGTGGTATATCAAAGAAATAA
- a CDS encoding RND family transporter, with product MKSMLKHPKIVIAVVMVITLVAGILSAGIILDNDVKVFFPKDDPSYLNVKELDRTYGSQLMFDLCITTEKETILTSDTIFLLQKMVAEIETFDGVQSVTAITNSDYPNGSADGMSVSALVPDEFTGTDAEMSDLRERLLDWPEMYSRTLYSDDFKSTQIIVRIDDELSAEEQSVLYYEVMEMIEPYDTYPLNFRIAGDPVITQMGKEFMVRDLTMLIPFISLVLFLCLLFAFKRITATLLPLITVMVATVWTVATMAYFDVDFTIVSSCLPVLIIAVGSAYGIHIINHYFHYKSTSKLLGPDAAIDNMRGSLKEVIAPIFLAGFTTVVGFISIISSPIVPLKAFGAFAAIGTLYSLILSLTLIPALLVLSEKRRDKKNKSNEEFNDESEDKGFIHWVISLTQEHGKATFAVVILLFGLSTWGLFSINVESSLINYFPYNSDIRKDSRYISDNFAGTNVFNIVINAPEGKSLADPEILKDMDELKIHLLNKYPEDIGKIISFSDFIKRMNRIMNFPPEAASEDDMFGTEDDLAMDSGDMGSFFDDSDDGMGSFFSDDESTDDGMDSFFDSEEETDNSYVESEYAYTDLSTNLNYTEFIMLLQSSMAEAGSLNVSVDTLVEKIMAQTNYRGAAYNEIPYDASKYPVATKEELGNLISQYLLLYSGSLDDYATSPIDAPNEARMMIQLKSHSTSKTGEIIAEINNYASHNIDPEWTITNAGVAELELALTNMITKSQITSLLIAIIAVFLIVAVSYRSITAGLIGIIPLAFSILANFGLMSLMDINLDMVTALIASIAIGIGVDYTVHFLSRYKLERAKSDDLNLVTRNTILSTGKGIIINAASVGLGFSVLMFSKFIVLRYIGFLTAVIMVTSSMAALTILPLLLNVIKPKFVLSKESDTALQPKKAVNK from the coding sequence ATGAAATCGATGTTGAAACATCCTAAAATAGTCATTGCCGTTGTCATGGTAATAACTCTGGTGGCAGGGATTCTCTCCGCCGGCATAATTCTTGATAATGATGTTAAGGTTTTCTTTCCTAAGGATGATCCATCCTATTTAAATGTAAAAGAGTTAGATAGGACCTATGGCAGTCAGCTTATGTTTGACCTTTGTATCACAACAGAAAAAGAGACCATCCTTACTTCCGATACAATCTTTTTACTTCAGAAGATGGTTGCAGAAATTGAAACATTTGACGGTGTTCAATCCGTCACAGCCATTACCAACTCAGATTACCCTAATGGAAGTGCTGATGGGATGAGTGTTTCAGCACTGGTACCCGATGAATTTACCGGTACAGACGCAGAGATGTCTGATTTAAGAGAACGTCTTCTGGACTGGCCCGAAATGTACAGCAGAACTCTCTATTCCGATGATTTCAAATCTACACAGATAATAGTCCGTATTGATGATGAACTCAGTGCCGAAGAACAGTCAGTTTTATATTACGAAGTGATGGAGATGATAGAACCTTATGATACCTATCCTCTCAATTTCCGTATTGCCGGAGACCCCGTTATAACACAGATGGGAAAGGAATTCATGGTTCGCGACCTGACCATGCTTATTCCTTTTATCTCTCTGGTTCTGTTTCTCTGTCTGCTGTTTGCCTTCAAACGCATCACTGCAACACTGCTGCCCCTTATTACTGTAATGGTAGCAACAGTCTGGACCGTCGCCACCATGGCTTACTTTGATGTAGACTTTACGATTGTATCATCCTGCCTTCCCGTATTGATTATCGCGGTTGGAAGTGCCTATGGTATTCATATCATCAATCATTACTTCCACTATAAGAGTACAAGTAAACTGCTGGGACCAGACGCTGCAATAGATAATATGAGAGGCTCCCTGAAAGAGGTAATCGCCCCTATTTTTCTTGCAGGATTTACAACCGTTGTAGGATTTATCTCCATAATATCAAGCCCCATTGTGCCCCTTAAAGCCTTTGGTGCCTTCGCAGCAATAGGAACCTTATACTCACTGATTCTTTCCCTGACATTAATCCCTGCGCTTCTTGTTCTCAGTGAAAAAAGAAGAGATAAGAAAAATAAGAGTAACGAAGAATTTAATGATGAATCTGAGGATAAAGGATTTATCCACTGGGTTATCAGCCTTACTCAGGAACATGGAAAAGCTACATTCGCTGTGGTGATTCTACTCTTTGGATTATCAACATGGGGACTATTCAGTATCAATGTTGAAAGCTCACTCATTAATTACTTCCCCTACAATTCTGACATTCGTAAGGATAGCCGGTATATAAGCGATAACTTTGCCGGAACCAATGTATTCAATATTGTGATCAATGCTCCTGAAGGCAAAAGCCTTGCTGATCCCGAAATACTGAAAGATATGGATGAATTAAAAATCCATCTACTGAATAAATATCCTGAGGATATCGGAAAAATTATTTCTTTCAGTGACTTCATCAAGAGAATGAACAGGATAATGAACTTCCCTCCCGAGGCAGCGTCAGAAGATGATATGTTTGGAACCGAAGATGACCTTGCCATGGATTCGGGTGATATGGGCAGCTTCTTTGATGATTCCGATGACGGAATGGGTAGTTTCTTCTCTGATGACGAGTCTACAGATGATGGAATGGACAGTTTCTTTGACTCAGAAGAAGAGACTGACAATTCATATGTAGAGAGCGAGTACGCATACACAGACCTGTCTACAAACCTGAATTATACAGAGTTTATCATGCTTCTTCAGTCCAGCATGGCTGAAGCCGGCAGCCTTAATGTATCAGTGGATACTCTTGTTGAAAAAATCATGGCTCAGACAAACTACCGTGGTGCTGCTTACAATGAGATTCCCTATGATGCCTCAAAATACCCTGTAGCCACGAAAGAAGAACTGGGCAACCTTATTTCTCAGTATCTCCTTCTCTATTCAGGATCTCTGGATGACTATGCAACATCTCCCATCGATGCTCCGAATGAAGCAAGGATGATGATACAGCTGAAATCTCACAGCACATCGAAGACCGGTGAAATAATTGCCGAAATCAATAATTACGCCAGCCACAACATCGATCCGGAATGGACCATAACAAATGCGGGTGTTGCCGAACTGGAACTGGCTCTGACAAATATGATTACAAAATCACAGATCACGAGCCTCCTGATTGCCATTATCGCCGTATTTCTAATCGTAGCAGTCAGCTACCGCTCCATCACGGCGGGTCTTATTGGCATCATCCCATTGGCCTTCTCAATCCTTGCAAACTTCGGACTGATGAGCCTTATGGACATCAACCTGGATATGGTTACGGCCCTGATTGCTTCAATCGCTATTGGAATTGGTGTTGACTACACAGTTCACTTCCTGTCCCGATACAAACTTGAAAGAGCTAAAAGTGATGATCTGAACCTGGTTACCAGAAACACAATTTTGTCCACCGGAAAAGGGATTATCATCAACGCCGCTTCCGTAGGTCTGGGATTCTCAGTTCTGATGTTCTCCAAGTTTATCGTACTCAGATACATAGGATTTCTGACAGCAGTAATCATGGTTACATCCAGTATGGCCGCCCTTACAATTCTTCCTCTGTTATTGAATGTAATCAAACCAAAGTTTGTTCTTTCAAAAGAATCTGATACCGCATTACAGCCTAAAAAAGCTGTTAACAAATGA